The genomic region GCCTTACTTGGAGATTATGAGAAGTCAGTATTATGACCTCAATCTCTAAGACCCTAAGTCCCCATACACAAATGCAAGAGTCGCCTAAGTACTGGAAGGGAATTGAGGAACTGGAGAACTCGCCGGAGTTTGTGAAGAACGCGTTGACGGAATTCGCGGACTTCTTGCCGGTGAAAGAAACCTATGGCTCTTCCGACGCCGTGGTAGCCCCACGCCGCGACTTCCTCAAACTGATGGGTTTCGGTATTGCTGCCGCTACCCTTGCCAGCTGCGAAACGCCGGTTCGCAAGGCTATTCCGTATCTGAATAAACCTCAGGAGGTAGATCCAGGTATTGCTAACTTCTACGCCTCCACTTACTTCACGGGCCAGGATTACAACAGTGTATTGGTAAAGACCCGCGATGGTCGACCAATTAAGTTGGAAGGAAACCCTGAGTCGCCACTTACGCGTGGCGGTCTATCGGCACGTGCACAAGCCTCAGTGCTGAGCTTATACGATGGTGCACGTCTGCAACACTTCGCTATTGATCGTAAGAAGGCAGACAAAGCGAAAGTAGACAACGAAATCCGTGCGAAGCTAGCGCAGGCTGGCCGCATTGCCATCGTATCACCTACCATCATTAGCCCTTCTACCAAGAAGGTTATTGCTGAATTTGCAGCACGTTACCCTAACACGGAGCACGTGCAGTATGACGTTGTTTCGGCAAGTGGCTTGCTGCAAGCTAACGGCGGAATACTGCCAAGCTACAACTTCGGTCAAGCTAATGTCATTGTAAGCCTTGGTGCTGATTTCCTTGGCACGTGGCTGTCGCCGGTAGAGTTTGCTAAGCAATATGCTGCTACACGCAAAGTGTCGAGCGACAAGAAGACGATGTCGCGGCATTACCAGTTTGAGACGGCAATGTCGCTGACAGGTGCTAACGCTGACATGCGTGTTCCTGTGAAGCCATCCGAAATGGGTGCTGTAGCACTAGCTCTATACAATGCGGTAGTAGGTGGCGGTGGTGGTTCGTATAAAAACGCTACCCTTGCCAAAGCTGCTAATGAGCTGAAGGCAAATCGTGGCCGTAGCGTTGTGGTGTCAGGCTCTAACGATCCGAACATACAAGCGTTGGTGGCAGCCATCAACCAATCGTTGGGTAATGTAGGCACAACGGTTGATTTGGCTAATCCTTCATTGGTTCGTCAGGGTAGTGATGCCCGTATGACGCAATTGGTGAATGATATCAAAAACAAGAGCGTTGGGGCTGTTATTTTCTATAACGCTAACCCGGTATATGATCACCCGATGGGAGCTGACATTGCAGCAGCACTGCCGGGCCTACCCCTTACCATTTCGCTCAACGACCGCCTCGACGAGACAGGGTTTCTATGCAAATACGCTGTTCCCGATCATCACTACCTAGAGTCGTGGAATGACTACGAGCCGAAGCGTGGCTATCTGAGCTTAGCTCAGCCAGCTATTTCACCGCTGTTTGCTACCCGTCAAGCGCAAGAGAGCCTATTGGTTTGGGCTGGTAACAATACAAGCTATTACGATTTCCTACGTGCACAATGGCGTGGTGTACTTGGCACCAGTGGTTTCCAGGCTGCTTGGGATAAAGCTGTACACGATGGCGTAGTGATGGGTTCAGCCTCGCCTGCAGTTACTCCTGTTACGGCAATAGATGCCGCTGCTGCCGCTGCTGCATTGAGCGCACCAGCCAAATCAGGCGAAGTCGAACTTGTTCTATATGAGAAGGTAGGTGTTGGCAACGGTTCGGAAGCGAATAACCCATGGCTGCAAGAGTTACCCGATCCGGTTTCTAAAGCCACATGGGGCAACTATGTATGCGTGCCTTACGATATGGCAAAGGCCAATGGATGGGAGCAAAACGAAGTTCTAAAAGTAACGGCTGCTAATGGCAAGTCAGTAGAGCTTCCCTTGCTTATACAGCCTGGTCAAGCGAAGGGTACGGTTGCCATTGCTATCGGATACGGTCGTCAGCGGACGGGTAAAGTAGGTGACAAGGTAGGAGCCAACGCTCTGCCATTAGCTACAATGGCTGGCAATAGCATCGTATATACGACCACTGCCAAGCTGGAAAAAACCGGTGCTATAGAGACGATTGCTCAGACCCAAACGCACCATACCATTATGGACCGCAAGGCCGTGGTGCAAGAAGCAACGTTGGCAAAGTATATCGAAAATCCAAAAGAGGTAACCGAATACGAAAAAGTTGCTACCCCAGATGGTTTAGAAGCTCCAGCTCGCGTATCGTTGTGGCAGGACTACGAGTACAAAAACCACCATTGGGGAATGGCTATTGACCTCAACTCATGCATCGGCTGCGGCTCGTGCGTGATTGGATGCCAGGCCGAAAATAACGTAGCTGTAGTAGGTAAACAGGAAGTAATCAACCGTCGCGAGATGCACTGGATGCGTATCGACCGGTACTATAGCTCCGACCACCACCGAGACGAGTTTGAGACGGAAGGTAAGTTGGCTACGTACGCTGCGATGGAAAATCCGGCTGAGAATCCAAAAGTGATTTTCCAGCCAATGCTTTGCCAACACTGCAATCACGCTCCTTGCGAAACGGTATGCCCGGTGCTTGCTACTACCCACAGCTCCGAAGGTCTCAACCAGATGACCTATAACCGTTGCGTAGGTACACGCTATTGTGCTAACAACTGCCCCT from Hymenobacter aerilatus harbors:
- a CDS encoding TAT-variant-translocated molybdopterin oxidoreductase; translation: MQESPKYWKGIEELENSPEFVKNALTEFADFLPVKETYGSSDAVVAPRRDFLKLMGFGIAAATLASCETPVRKAIPYLNKPQEVDPGIANFYASTYFTGQDYNSVLVKTRDGRPIKLEGNPESPLTRGGLSARAQASVLSLYDGARLQHFAIDRKKADKAKVDNEIRAKLAQAGRIAIVSPTIISPSTKKVIAEFAARYPNTEHVQYDVVSASGLLQANGGILPSYNFGQANVIVSLGADFLGTWLSPVEFAKQYAATRKVSSDKKTMSRHYQFETAMSLTGANADMRVPVKPSEMGAVALALYNAVVGGGGGSYKNATLAKAANELKANRGRSVVVSGSNDPNIQALVAAINQSLGNVGTTVDLANPSLVRQGSDARMTQLVNDIKNKSVGAVIFYNANPVYDHPMGADIAAALPGLPLTISLNDRLDETGFLCKYAVPDHHYLESWNDYEPKRGYLSLAQPAISPLFATRQAQESLLVWAGNNTSYYDFLRAQWRGVLGTSGFQAAWDKAVHDGVVMGSASPAVTPVTAIDAAAAAAALSAPAKSGEVELVLYEKVGVGNGSEANNPWLQELPDPVSKATWGNYVCVPYDMAKANGWEQNEVLKVTAANGKSVELPLLIQPGQAKGTVAIAIGYGRQRTGKVGDKVGANALPLATMAGNSIVYTTTAKLEKTGAIETIAQTQTHHTIMDRKAVVQEATLAKYIENPKEVTEYEKVATPDGLEAPARVSLWQDYEYKNHHWGMAIDLNSCIGCGSCVIGCQAENNVAVVGKQEVINRREMHWMRIDRYYSSDHHRDEFETEGKLATYAAMENPAENPKVIFQPMLCQHCNHAPCETVCPVLATTHSSEGLNQMTYNRCVGTRYCANNCPYKVRRFNWFSYYTNEKFEDVNGHMFTDLGRMVLNPDVTVRARGVMEKCSFCVQRIQLGKLEAKKQKRRPKDGEIVSACAQSCPTEAIVFGDMRDPESRISKLLRREDGERAFHVLDQINVQPNITYLTKIRNVENGNEFVI